One Rosa chinensis cultivar Old Blush chromosome 5, RchiOBHm-V2, whole genome shotgun sequence genomic region harbors:
- the LOC112166439 gene encoding urease accessory protein G, whose product LLQVTNDIFTKEDGEFLVKHGALPEERIRAVETGGCPHAAIREDISINLGPLEELSNLYKADILLCESGGDNLAANFSRELADYIIYIIDVSGGDKIPRKGGPGITQADLLVINKTDLAQAVGADLAVMERDALRMRDGGPFVFAQVKHGQGVEEILNHIIQAWELATGNKRH is encoded by the exons TTATTGCAGGTGACAAATGATATATTCACCAAAGAGGATGGTGAGTTCTTGGTGAAGCATGGAGCACTTCCTGAAGAGAGAATACGTGCTGTGGAAACTGGGGGATGCCCTCATGCTGCAATTCGCGAAGACATCAGCATTAATCTAGGCCCTCTTGAGGAGCTTTCTAACTTGTACAAGGCAGACATACTTCTTTGTGAATCAGGCGGAG ATAATTTAGCTGCGAACTTCAGCAGGGAGCTGGCTGACTATATTATTTACATCATAGATGTATCTGGTGGTGATAAAATTCCACGAAAAGGTGGCCCTGGAATCACTCAAGCTGACCTTCTG GTGATAAACAAGACTGACCTTGCACAAGCAGTTGGAGCTGACTTGGCAGTGATGGAGCGTGACGCACTTCGAATGCGAGATGGAGGGCCATTTGTCTTTGCTCAG GTGAAGCACGGGCAAGGAGTTGAGGAAATCTTGAACCACATAATACAGGCTTGGGAACTAGCAACAGGAAATAAGCGCCACTGA